A part of Liolophura sinensis isolate JHLJ2023 chromosome 1, CUHK_Ljap_v2, whole genome shotgun sequence genomic DNA contains:
- the LOC135477914 gene encoding uncharacterized protein LOC135477914 — MELPYAYNHYRPRDLTLCLPNDTDADDNLAKSPIARNLGHYPLTPRSNHETEYKRTLEVSKAPDIFPCKHVLCHHCLRKNVRDNVVTCPICGTTTQYDAPSMEYGVSGGEEDNNNTMLVTNFDEIVKKFRGIDRPSTLRRMKEDSVQTATIGMTYTSIPCDVCEEDHGNLKVLQELNKLSVVHKRPDNLNGHYYRLWMGDVVTTFYSKVNSSSICVPCTYKSLRKSQQFPELTNGNGIPPEDANAQLCLAEVGKLIVKKSAPTVCMQGKNMIEVDHTISVKNRADLFDFNYTAERIQKMVGQQENTLIKQVTRQINDNGRLYHIKESSNIDLDDDPTLKTEIW; from the coding sequence ATGGAGTTACCTTACGCCTATAACCACTACAGACCGAGGGATCTTACGTTATGCCTGCCCAACGACACGGACGCCGACGATAATCTGGCCAAATCCCCTATTGCCAGAAACTTAGGACATTATCCTCTTACGCCAAGATCCAACCACGAAACGGAATACAAACGAACTCTCGAAGTTTCCAAAGCCccggacattttcccctgtaAACACGTCCTGTGTCACCATTGCCTGAGGAAAAACGTCAGGGACAACGTAGTGACATGTCCCATCTGTGGAACGACGACTCAGTACGACGCCCCTTCTATGGAATATGGCGTGAGTGGTGGCGAggaagacaacaacaacacgatgCTTGTGACGAACTTCGATGAGATCGTGAAGAAATTCCGAGGTATTGATCGGCCGTCGACGTTACGGCGAATGAAGGAGGACAGCGTTCAAACGGCAACTATTGGAATGACGTACACATCTATACCGTGTGACGTGTGCGAGGAAGACCATGGCAACCTCAAAGTTCTCCAAGAGCTGAACAAATTATCCGTTGTCCACAAGAGGCCGGACAATCTGAACGGACATTACTACAGGTTGTGGATGGGAGATGTGGTCACTACCTTCTACAGTAAGGTCAATTCTTCGTCCATCTGCGTTCCGTGTACGTACAAGAGCTTGAGGAagagtcaacagtttccagaaCTCACCAATGGCAACGGGATCCCTCCCGAGGACGCCAACGCTCAGCTCTGCCTGGCGGAAGTCGGAAAGCTGATCGTGAAAAAGTCGGCGCCAACCGTTTGCATGCAAGGGAAAAATATGATCGAAGTCGATCACACCATATCGGTGAAGAATCGCGCTGATCTGTTTGATTTCAATTACACCGCTGAACGTATCCAGAAAATGGTGGGTCAACAAGAGAACACGTTGATCAAGCAGGTAACGCGACAGATTAACGACAACGGAAGGCTGTATCATATCAAGGAATCCAGCAACATCGACTTAGATGATGATCCAACGTTGAAAACGGAAATCTGGTGA
- the LOC135471148 gene encoding 5-methylcytosine rRNA methyltransferase NSUN4-like isoform X1, with product MSIRYDGLRKLLHLDFLNVRFMQKRYRYKKKWATQLRKKEATELALEHFDQFYSPVYGKLWPSIRISLLCSQKYCALVNNFHASPDAVMEELQSRGAYNFLTGTNSFKHVYRSCQNVNENEGTSSQRKENNLLMENSNIQDVASTDLAKESREENTSYSPENTEDCDAGRTPAEPTTRLNQDLYSSFIPAQKVYSDRQLLKDQEVSQSIYEPLNIEVPVIEDSMIKIPKHLKVFVHPFGDVSDFPAPKRDQCGMLEYYLMDAASVLPVIALAPGPADSILDMCAAPGGKTLTMLQTLTTGNILANDISRSRLQRLGSILEYYCPNACTHVKKSQISGQKFDSPMFDKVLVDVPCSTDRHVLTSEENNLFKPGRINDRLQITNKQKELLLAGIKSCKPGGTVVYSTCSLAPTQNDGIIQAVFEDLWNTTKIDIAVENISWMSKAFSNTFRFFDNCRFGQLVLPTLRANFGPMYLCKIKRIN from the exons ATGTCGATCAGATATGATGGTTTGCgaaaacttttacatttagaCTTTCTGAATGTTAGGTTCATGCAGAAACGATACAGATACAAAAAGAAATGG GCCACACAGTTAAGAAAGAAGGAAGCAACAGAATTAGCCCTTGAACATTTTGACCAGTTCTATAGCCCAGTATATGGAAAGCTTTGGCCATCCATTCGTATCTCTCTGCTGTGCTCACAAAAATACTGTGCCTTAGTGAATAACTTTCATGCCTCCCCAGATGCAGTCATGGAAGAGCTACAGTCAAGGGGAGCTTATAATTTCCTTACTGGTACAAActcatttaaacatgtttatagatcatgtcaaaatgtcaaTGAAAATGAGGGAACATCGTCACAGAGAAAGGAAAATAATCTATTGATGGAAAATTCAAATATCCAGGATGTGGCCTCAACAGACCTAGCCAAGGAATCGCGAGAAGAAAATACTTCTTATTCACCAGAAAATACAGAAGACTGTGATGCAGGAAGAACTCCAGCAGAGCCAACCACCAGGCTGAATCAGGACCTTTACAGTAGTTTTATTCCAGCACAGAAAGTGTACTCAGACAGGCAATTGTTAAAAGATCAAGAAGTGTCTCAGAGCATTTACGAACCTCTCAACATTGAAGTGCCTGTTATTGAAGACTCCATGATAAAGATACCCAAACATTTGAAAGTGTTTGTTCACCCTTTTGGGGATGTTAGTGATTTCCCAGCACCCAAACGAGACCAATGCGGAATGCTAG AATATTACCTGATGGATGCTGCCTCAGTGTTACCTGTGATAGCCCTGGCCCCTGGCCCTGCTGACTCTATCCTGGACATGTGTGCGGCCCCTGGAGGGAAGACACTGACCATGTTACAGACACTAACCACTG GGAACATTCTGGCCAATGACATCTCAAGGTCAAGGTTACAGAGATTAGGGTCAATTCTAGAGTACTACTGTCCAAATGCCTGCACACATGTAAAGAAATCACAGATCAGTGGTCAGAAGTTTGACTCTCCTATGTTTGACAAG GTACTGGTTGATGTTCCGTGTAGTACAGACCGACATGTTCTGACTTCAGAGGAAAACAACTTATTCAAACCAGGACGAATTAATGACAGACTTCAGATCACTAATAAACAAAAGGAGCTGTTGTT AGCTGGAATAAAGAGCTGTAAGCCTGGTGGGACTGTAGTGTACTCAACGTGTAGCCTGGCCCCAACTCAGAATGATGGAATCATACAGGCTGTGTTCGAAGATCTCTGGAACACAACCAAGATTGATATAGCCGTAGAAAATATCAGCTGGATGAGCAAAGCCTTCAGCAATACTTTTCGATTTTTTGACAACTGTCGATTTGGTCAGCTAGTGTTGCCAACACTGAGGGCAAATTTTGGTCCTATGTACCtgtgtaaaattaaaagaataaattaa
- the LOC135471148 gene encoding 5-methylcytosine rRNA methyltransferase NSUN4-like isoform X2, which translates to MEELQSRGAYNFLTGTNSFKHVYRSCQNVNENEGTSSQRKENNLLMENSNIQDVASTDLAKESREENTSYSPENTEDCDAGRTPAEPTTRLNQDLYSSFIPAQKVYSDRQLLKDQEVSQSIYEPLNIEVPVIEDSMIKIPKHLKVFVHPFGDVSDFPAPKRDQCGMLEYYLMDAASVLPVIALAPGPADSILDMCAAPGGKTLTMLQTLTTGNILANDISRSRLQRLGSILEYYCPNACTHVKKSQISGQKFDSPMFDKVLVDVPCSTDRHVLTSEENNLFKPGRINDRLQITNKQKELLLAGIKSCKPGGTVVYSTCSLAPTQNDGIIQAVFEDLWNTTKIDIAVENISWMSKAFSNTFRFFDNCRFGQLVLPTLRANFGPMYLCKIKRIN; encoded by the exons ATGGAAGAGCTACAGTCAAGGGGAGCTTATAATTTCCTTACTGGTACAAActcatttaaacatgtttatagatcatgtcaaaatgtcaaTGAAAATGAGGGAACATCGTCACAGAGAAAGGAAAATAATCTATTGATGGAAAATTCAAATATCCAGGATGTGGCCTCAACAGACCTAGCCAAGGAATCGCGAGAAGAAAATACTTCTTATTCACCAGAAAATACAGAAGACTGTGATGCAGGAAGAACTCCAGCAGAGCCAACCACCAGGCTGAATCAGGACCTTTACAGTAGTTTTATTCCAGCACAGAAAGTGTACTCAGACAGGCAATTGTTAAAAGATCAAGAAGTGTCTCAGAGCATTTACGAACCTCTCAACATTGAAGTGCCTGTTATTGAAGACTCCATGATAAAGATACCCAAACATTTGAAAGTGTTTGTTCACCCTTTTGGGGATGTTAGTGATTTCCCAGCACCCAAACGAGACCAATGCGGAATGCTAG AATATTACCTGATGGATGCTGCCTCAGTGTTACCTGTGATAGCCCTGGCCCCTGGCCCTGCTGACTCTATCCTGGACATGTGTGCGGCCCCTGGAGGGAAGACACTGACCATGTTACAGACACTAACCACTG GGAACATTCTGGCCAATGACATCTCAAGGTCAAGGTTACAGAGATTAGGGTCAATTCTAGAGTACTACTGTCCAAATGCCTGCACACATGTAAAGAAATCACAGATCAGTGGTCAGAAGTTTGACTCTCCTATGTTTGACAAG GTACTGGTTGATGTTCCGTGTAGTACAGACCGACATGTTCTGACTTCAGAGGAAAACAACTTATTCAAACCAGGACGAATTAATGACAGACTTCAGATCACTAATAAACAAAAGGAGCTGTTGTT AGCTGGAATAAAGAGCTGTAAGCCTGGTGGGACTGTAGTGTACTCAACGTGTAGCCTGGCCCCAACTCAGAATGATGGAATCATACAGGCTGTGTTCGAAGATCTCTGGAACACAACCAAGATTGATATAGCCGTAGAAAATATCAGCTGGATGAGCAAAGCCTTCAGCAATACTTTTCGATTTTTTGACAACTGTCGATTTGGTCAGCTAGTGTTGCCAACACTGAGGGCAAATTTTGGTCCTATGTACCtgtgtaaaattaaaagaataaattaa
- the LOC135471138 gene encoding uncharacterized protein LOC135471138: MPLRKGRRPSNSQNEAIPDQKRTRSSQEKNSSKAASKSVTRKNAEVEKREQMQSKSPRVEKTHKAKQGALKEDSLDKQASPRSDTAPRPSPRVSARNAKKVANASDKTEEVQEKCVEGVQHASQRTTRHRSSEEPPPTSDSSKANTPIQNVRRGRPPSANKEKSKSFDVSKDRSAESPKTTPRPRGRPRKFLPTKPVEKSSENCQEGKAPEDGQGEKQDSVFGEILSKEKPSGGEDKAGESVGIQISDVRSISDSADSSSASGNQKDTDGKYAQNVDKKSQDDESKSQKVQSGPSQSENKRRNEGSTAKSDMVTIGTQTRTVPRKKRPSQSGYQEQQPSVKKQKSEDKGKEDSEAVSPRKSSRQRKLSRWFEDMEVSFGKKKSPEVRGRRKIIQNSVPTSIVVESVLDVSEDVQASTTETDQAEQVQVNATDPEISSEEKEALAPDPMASSPVPQMTTHEGTQADITEEEEELAEAVSNQSGIEKNTVDEDEAQSKYIIPLVLTEPLCEPAPPPEKPGIPVPEEEMLQVEASTETTEEIQQTIVLSQPKPDEPIPDTYRGLTYTSVVLPAEQADSSDPMLKTISVDIQGTGEAGKAQLKKQEFVIVRLPEGVAIQQEGTAARKMVEDDDGVRCSVNEAEGTYKCLDCDYITSKKPNWYKHKKRHMDVKPYACNVCPYRSSTSSNLKRHMNIHRDVRSHACDRCGLTFRQKIHLLRHVKYKHEEKSVQCPLCDYVCANENPDLKIHIKRRHERPKEMSADGGFTCDECGLVAISRKDYRQHMKFHRKGPELKLFCEHCSFVTDCESRMNRHMMIHTKEKPFQCGLCDYKGTQKEHVVRHMKSQHQIEMPEKNITRASRERQGNNDVALAALGISDDSMSNPPTPSPSDQEKKYDKADFSSRDKIFACNHCTMKFAKLINLYKHLHTQHRSIMPMATEEFSCVVCEFRTTSKKNLLVHMRKHNLLDQSPPTHVYSCVLCSYVNPKRRNLFQHMKKKHKIEIVMKDDGSANCFIAENSNLAGGSGEGGNENLMTVGDVVTASTSDTQIQVVTDNGPSGSVQRLVSISDLTNALALPQNTDGVVYIDQGSSSKAVTQMDLADLQVESINVQHEAAEAIQGLQALAEQSQRHILEAPIIEQLRGSVSDAQVELSEQVLTEQVEESQVVEGSQQVVGVESESAVESEEALSSSGEDRPSIQLTSDQLMNLSSGDYVEINGEMYKVEFTTEDSSS; the protein is encoded by the exons ATGCCGTTGAGAAAGGGAAGAAGACCAAGTAATTCACAAAATGAAGCAATACCTGACCAAAAGAGGACAAGATCGAGTCAGGAAAAGAATTCTAGCAAAGCAGCATCGAAATCTGTCACGCGAAAGAATGCTGAGGTGGAAAAACGTGAACAGATGCAATCTAAGTCTCCAAGAGTTGAGAAAACACATAAGGCGAAGCAAGGTGCTTTGAAAGAGGACAGTTTAGACAAACAGGCCAGTCCAAGGTCAGATACAGCACCTCGCCCATCTCCAAGAGTAAGTGCCCGGAATGCAAAAAAGGTGGCGAATGCATCGGATAAAACTGAAGAAGTCCAAGAAAAATGTGTGGAAGGCGTTCAGCATGCTTCTCAGAGGACCACTCGTCATCGCAGCAGTGAAGAGCCTCCACCTACCTCAGATAGTAGTAAAGCTAATACCCCCATCCAGAATGTCAGAAGAGGCCGCCCTCCATCTGCAAATAAGGAAAAGTCAAAAAGTTTTGATGTGTCAAAAGATAGAAGTGCTGAATCACCAAAGACTACACCTCGGCCTAGAGGAAGACCTAGGAAGTTCCTGCCCACAAAGCCAGTAGAAAAGTCAAGTGAGAATTGTCAAGAGGGGAAAGCACCTGAAGATGGTCAAGGAGAGAAACAGGATTCTGTGTTTGGAGAAATTTTGTCCAAAGAGAAACCATCGGGCGGGGAAGACAAAGCAGGAGAATCTGTGGGTATTCAGATCAGTGATGTAAGAAGCATCAGTGACAGTGCTGACTCAAGTAGTGCTAGTGGTAACCAGAAAGACACAGATGGAAAATATGCTCAAAATGTGGATAAGAAATCACAAGATGATGAAAGTAAATCCCAGAAAGTGCAGAGTGGCCCTTCACAATCTGAAAACAAGAGGAGGAACGAGGGTAGTACTGCTAAATCTGATATGGTGACAATAGGCACACAGACCAGGACTGTTCCTAGGAAGAAGAGGCCGAGCCAAAGTGGTTACCAAGAGCAGCAGCCCTCAGTGAAAAAACAGAAGTCAGAGGATAAAGGGAAAGAGGACTCCGAAGCAGTGTCCCCTAGGAAAAGTTCTCGGCAGCGGAAACTTAGCCGGTGGTTTGAAGACATGGAGGTGAGCTTCGGTAAGAAGAAATCCCCAGAAGTCAGAGGTAGAAGAAAGATTATCCAGAATTCGGTACCAACAAG CATAGTTGTTGAGAGTGTCTTAGATGTATCCGAGGATGTGCAAGCTTCAACAACTGAAACTGACCAAGCAGAACAGGTTCAGGTAAATGCTACTGACCCTGAAATCTCATCAGAGGAGAAAGAGGCCCTCGCTCCAGACCCCATGGCTTCATCTCCAGTACCTCAAATGACTACACACGAAGGCACACAGGCTGATATAACAGAGGAAGAGGAGGAGCTAGCCGAGGCAGTGTCCAATCAAAGTGGCATTGAGAAGAATACTGTGGATGAGGACGAAGCTCAAAGCAAATACATCATCCCGTTGGTTTTGACAGAGCCTCTGTGTGAGCCTGCCCCTCCACCAGAGAAGCCTGGGATACCTGTCCCGGAGGAAGAGATGCTGCAGGTGGAAGCTAGTACAGAGACGACTGAGGAGATACAACAAACC ATAGTACTAAGTCAGCCCAAGCCTGATGAGCCCATCCCGGACACCTACCGTGGGTTGACTTACACCAGTGTTGTATTGCCGGCAGAACAGGCAGACTCCTCTGACCCCATGCTCAAGACCATATCTGTGGACATACAGGGGACTGGGGAAGCAGGCAAGGCCCAGCTTAAGAAACAGGAGTTTGTCATTGTGAGATTGCCTGAAGGGGTGGCCATCCAACAAGAGGGTACAGCAGCTCGCAAAATGGTGGAAGAT GATGATGGTGTAAGGTGCAGTGTGAATGAAGCAGAGGGCACCTACAAGTGTTTGGACTGTGACTACATCACTAGTAAGAAACCGAACTGGTACAAGCACAAGAAGAGGCATATGG ACGTGAAGCCGTATGCGTGTAATGTGTGCCCGTACAGATCATCCACGAGCAGTAACCTAAAGAGGCACATGAATATTCATCGTGACGTGCGCAGCCATGCTTGTGACAGGTGTGGTCTGACCTTCAGACAGAAGATCCACCTGCTGAGACATGTCAAGTACAAACATGAG GAGAAGAGTGTACAGTGTCCACTGTGCGACTATGTCTGTGCTAATGAAAATCCTGATTTGAAAATCCACATCAAGCGACGACACGAGCGCCCCAAGGAGATGAGCGCCGACGGAGGATTCACGTGCGATGAGTGTGGACTGGTGGCAATCTCCAGAAAGGACTACAGACAGCACATGAAGTTCCACAGGAAGGGTCCTGAATTGAAGCTGTTCTGTGAACACTGTAGTTTTGTGACAGACTGTGAGAGCCGCATGAACAGGCATATGATGATCCACACTAAGGAGAAGCCATTCCAGTGTGGGCTGTGCGACTACAAGGGCACCCAGAAGGAGCACGTTGTCAGGCACATGAAATCCCAGCACCAGATAGAGATGCCAGAGAAAAACATCACCCGCGCCTCCCGAGAGAGGCAGGGAAACAACGATGTTGCCTTGGCTGCTCTCGGGATCAGCGATGACAGCATGAGCAACCCACCCACGCCTAGTCCATCTGACCAGGAGAAAAAATATGACAAGGCTGACTTTTCCAGCCGAGATAAAATATTCGCCTGTAATCACTGCACGATGAAGTTTGCCAAGCTGATTAACCTGTACAAGCACCTGCACACCCAGCACCGTTCCATCATGCCCATGGCCACAGAGGAGTTCTCCTGTGTTGTGTGTGAATTCCGCACCACGTCCAAGAAGAATTTACTGGTGCACATGAGAAAACACAATCTCTTAGATCAAAGCCCACCCACGCATGTGTATTCGTGTGTGCTGTGCAGTTATGTCAACCCAAAACGCAGAAACCTCTTCCAGCAcatgaagaaaaaacacaagatagAAATTGTAATGAAGGATGATGGTTCTGCTAACTGCTTCATTGCAGAGAACTCAAATCTGGCCGGTGGAAGTGGGGAAGGTGGTAATGAGAACTTGATGACAGTTGGGGATGTGGTGACAGCCTCGACCTCAGACACCCAGATCCAGGTAGTCACGGACAACGGGCCGTCTGGCAGTGTCCAGAGACTGGTCAGCATCAGTGATTTGACCAATGCACTGGCCCTACCCCAGAACACGGACGGCGTAGTGTACATTGACCAGGGGTCCAGCAGTAAGGCCGTCACACAGATGGACCTGGCTGATCTGCAGGTGGAGTCCATCAACGTGCAGCACGAGGCAGCAGAGGCCATCCAGGGCCTGCAGGCGTTAGCAGAGCAGAGTCAAAGACACATTCTGGAGGCCCCCATCATTGAGCAACTGCGGGGCTCTGTGTCCGATGCGCAGGTGGAACTGAGCGAACAGGTGTTGACAGAGCAGGTGGAAGAGTCGCAGGTTGTTGAGGGGAGTCAGCAGGTTGTAGGTGTGGAGTCAGAGTCGGCGGTGGAGTCTGAGGAAGCATTAAGCAGCTCAGGGGAGGATCGGCCGAGCATACAGCTTACGTCCGATCAGCTCATGAATTTGTCCTCAGGTGACTATGTGGAGATCAATGGGGAAATGTACAAAGTAGAATTCACAACTGAGGACTCTTCTAGTTAA